Proteins co-encoded in one Arachis hypogaea cultivar Tifrunner chromosome 11, arahy.Tifrunner.gnm2.J5K5, whole genome shotgun sequence genomic window:
- the LOC112719852 gene encoding uncharacterized protein, translated as MRVITSFISVFFTFPFLLLIPLSTPQVLHDSSSSNNVATISPRTLDAILQDCAFKALIRPKTGTPYDAQVPKNLSGVSVSALRLRSGSLRNRGFKSYKEFQIPIGVLEQPYVKRLVLVYHNLGNLSENFYPLPGYSYLAPVLGLLAYSGANLTGQDLPELNLVTSDNSILINFKDVKKFPIGLVPKCVFFDLHGSVQFDILLPGNVCFTTEQGHFSIVVESSKIAPSPEPAAVAANFGDEHNHHHGGNKDMSKVWIIVASVFGGCIVFIILSLLTVRVKRAKRSMRIQQLEFAAESDETLHMASIGGTKAPLAVGTRTRPMIENDYIP; from the coding sequence ATGAGGGTAATAACCAGTTTCATTTCAGTGTTCTTCACATTTCCATTTCTTCTCTTGATTCCACTCTCAACCCCTCAAGTTCTTCATGATTCGTCTAGCAGCAACAATGTAGCAACAATTTCACCAAGAACCCTTGATGCAATTCTTCAAGATTGTGCCTTTAAGGCACTAATTAGGCCAAAAACTGGGACACCCTATGATGCACAAGTCCCCAAGAATCTCTCTGGGGTTAGTGTCTCAGCATTGAGGCTAAGAAGTGGTAGTTTGAGGAATAGAGGCTTCAAATCCTACAAAGAATTTCAGATCCCAATTGGGGTTCTTGAACAACCCTATGTTAAAAGGCTTGTCTTGGTTTACCACAATTTGGGAAATTTATCTGAAAATTTTTACCCTTTACCTGGTTACTCATATTTGGCACCAGTTCTCGGCCTTTTAGCTTATAGTGGTGCCAATTTAACAGGTCAAGATTTGCCTGAACTCAATTTAGTTACTTCTGATAACTCAATTTTGATTAACTTCAAGGATGTGAAGAAATTTCCCATTGGTTTGGTTCCAAAATGTGTGTTCTTTGATCTACATGGTTCAGTTCAGTTTGATATTTTGTTACCTGGAAATGTTTGTTTCACAACAGAACAAGGGCACTTCTCAATTGTTGTTGAGAGCAGCAAGATTGCACCTTCACCGGAACCGGCTGCTGTCGCCGCTAACTTTGGCGACGAACACAATCATCATCATGGTGGGAACAAGGACATGTCTAAGGTTTGGATCATTGTTGCATCTGTGTTTGGAGGGTGCATTGTGTTCATCATATTGAGTTTGTTGACTGTTAGAGTTAAGAGAGCAAAGAGGAGCATGAGGATTCAGCAATTGGAATTTGCAGCTGAGAGCGATGAAACTTTGCATATGGCATCAATTGGTGGAACTAAAGCACCATTGGCTGTGGGAACTAGAACAAGGCCAATGATTGAAAATGATTACATTCCTTAG